A genomic window from Streptomyces brevispora includes:
- a CDS encoding peptidase, translating to MPIVNGPSRPACPTCPVPVHTQFASFELVGPIVENGLDPATDPAWADSGAKSPAEYARWAGHLCGMTCLRMALGADAPSLFALRDGALGYGAYTEDTDGSIRGLVYAPFVAYVRERHGLDATVHRHLAPQEIPALLDEGRSVMASVHYAIRHPRRPAPGRGGHLVLLTSRTADGTGVHFHNPSGTTAATRSAELPLAEFERFFAGRGVSMRVRG from the coding sequence ATGCCGATCGTGAACGGCCCCAGCCGACCCGCCTGCCCCACCTGCCCGGTCCCGGTACACACCCAGTTCGCATCGTTCGAGCTCGTCGGGCCGATCGTCGAGAACGGGCTCGACCCGGCCACCGACCCCGCGTGGGCGGACTCGGGCGCGAAGTCACCCGCGGAGTACGCGCGCTGGGCGGGCCATCTGTGCGGGATGACCTGTCTGCGCATGGCGCTCGGCGCCGACGCCCCGTCCCTCTTCGCGCTGCGCGACGGAGCACTCGGGTACGGCGCGTACACCGAGGACACCGACGGCTCGATCCGGGGCCTGGTCTACGCCCCGTTCGTCGCGTACGTACGCGAGAGGCACGGCCTCGACGCGACCGTCCACCGGCACCTCGCACCGCAGGAGATCCCGGCCCTGCTGGACGAGGGCCGCTCGGTCATGGCGTCCGTGCACTACGCGATCCGTCACCCGCGACGGCCCGCACCGGGAAGGGGCGGGCACCTGGTGCTCCTGACGTCCCGTACGGCCGACGGCACGGGCGTCCACTTCCACAACCCGTCCGGAACGACGGCTGCGACCAGGTCGGCGGAGCTTCCCCTGGCCGAGTTCGAGCGTTTCTTCGCCGGGCGCGGGGTGTCGATGCGCGTGCGGGGATGA